The following coding sequences lie in one Deinococcus sp. JMULE3 genomic window:
- a CDS encoding CsgG/HfaB family protein, which yields MTLLTSCSMLQRDPLPAFAGQAQNMLILDMNNASDGSTDLLTQTVVNSSDFRARFNVIDRVTITTLLKDQQLASVGVINENTVARLGKQSGVQVLLKSNLNYLDTGSETVGNAKYGYSTYYTAKAQVALSVLEVETGRILVTGTGTGSASSSSNATSLRTSAFTRAVDNAVYTLILNHAKLKY from the coding sequence GTGACCCTGCTGACCTCCTGCAGCATGCTTCAGCGTGACCCCCTGCCCGCCTTTGCGGGTCAGGCGCAGAACATGCTCATCCTCGACATGAACAACGCCAGCGACGGGTCGACGGACCTGCTCACGCAGACTGTGGTCAACAGCAGTGATTTCCGCGCCCGCTTCAACGTGATCGACCGGGTCACCATCACGACCCTCCTCAAGGATCAGCAGCTGGCCAGCGTGGGCGTCATCAACGAGAACACGGTCGCCCGACTGGGCAAGCAGTCCGGCGTTCAGGTGCTGCTCAAGAGCAACCTCAACTACCTCGACACCGGCAGTGAAACCGTCGGGAACGCCAAATACGGCTACAGCACGTACTACACCGCCAAAGCCCAGGTGGCCCTGAGCGTGCTTGAAGTCGAAACCGGTCGCATCCTCGTGACCGGCACGGGAACGGGAAGTGCGAGCAGCAGCTCCAACGCCACGAGTCTGCGCACGTCGGCCTTCACCCGCGCGGTTGATAACGCCGTGTATACCCTGATCCTGAACCACGCCAAGCTGAAGTACTGA
- the topA gene encoding type I DNA topoisomerase, which yields MATLVIVESPAKARKIAGLLGAGFVVRASLGHVRDLPGSKAEIPERYRAEPWANLGVNPETFAPIYVVPAGKQATVRELRQLAARADRVLFASDMDREGEAISYHLSRLLGVEQPTRMVFTEITREALQAALRSTRPLDLHLVAAQEARRVIDRLVGYGVSPLLWGSVGGKLSAGRVQSAALMLVAQREMARMRFRPATFWSIRADVLTRPKFTATVTRVRSSEHPQGLPIARSGDYTQDGALKAGVQVLEMTDGQASALSAYLDGREATVTSVDVTETRTRPAPPFITSTLQQAGGRLNLSAKGVMDAAQRLYEGGYITYMRTDSPALSDEALTEARREATRLFGPGAVPAQPRQYATRNPGAQEAHEAIRPAGTSWRAPAATGLSGADLDVYTLIYQRTVASQMTDAVFDRTAVTLTCGAATLGAQGRVLKEAGFRQLLQDDDPKDEQRLPALAAGQRFPLKARPPEGKKTSAPTRFTEATLVQAMEKAGIGRPSTYAQTLATLQTRDYVRLSGRHLAVTAVGLLVATYLARQVPDVTQQGFTATMEAGLDDVAAGKTTRVAYLTRFWTDGLSQTIRRASRDAPNLPLPHLDGTRLRAAGSGPHLVRAGQSVPLPPQVIPADLDDTQASAILQGTWTEKARPARRTGEKTSAGRARSRKTTPP from the coding sequence ATGGCGACGCTGGTGATTGTCGAGAGCCCCGCGAAAGCCCGGAAGATCGCGGGGCTGCTCGGGGCGGGGTTCGTGGTGCGGGCGTCGCTGGGGCACGTGCGGGACCTGCCGGGCTCGAAGGCGGAGATTCCCGAACGGTACCGGGCCGAGCCGTGGGCGAACCTGGGCGTGAACCCGGAGACGTTCGCGCCGATCTACGTCGTGCCTGCGGGGAAGCAGGCGACCGTGCGGGAGTTGCGGCAGCTGGCGGCGAGGGCCGACCGGGTGCTGTTCGCGTCCGACATGGACCGCGAGGGCGAGGCGATCTCGTACCACCTCAGCCGCCTGCTGGGGGTCGAGCAGCCCACCCGGATGGTGTTCACCGAGATCACGCGCGAGGCGTTGCAGGCGGCGCTGCGCTCCACCCGCCCGCTGGACCTGCACCTCGTGGCGGCGCAGGAGGCCCGGCGGGTCATCGACCGGCTGGTGGGCTACGGCGTCAGTCCGCTGCTGTGGGGCAGCGTGGGCGGGAAACTCAGCGCGGGGCGCGTGCAGAGCGCGGCGTTGATGCTGGTCGCGCAGCGGGAGATGGCCCGCATGCGCTTCCGCCCCGCGACGTTCTGGTCCATCCGCGCGGACGTCCTCACCCGCCCGAAGTTCACGGCGACCGTCACGCGGGTGCGCAGCAGCGAGCACCCGCAGGGACTGCCCATCGCGCGTTCCGGGGATTACACGCAGGACGGCGCCCTGAAGGCCGGCGTGCAGGTCCTGGAGATGACGGACGGGCAGGCCAGCGCCCTGAGCGCCTACCTGGACGGGCGGGAGGCGACTGTCACCAGCGTGGACGTCACCGAGACCCGCACGCGCCCCGCGCCGCCCTTCATCACGAGCACCCTGCAGCAGGCCGGGGGGCGGCTGAACCTCAGCGCGAAGGGCGTCATGGACGCCGCCCAGCGCCTGTACGAGGGGGGGTACATCACGTACATGCGCACCGACTCCCCGGCGCTGTCCGACGAGGCGCTGACCGAGGCCCGCCGCGAGGCCACGCGCCTGTTCGGTCCGGGGGCGGTGCCCGCGCAGCCCCGGCAGTACGCGACCCGCAACCCCGGCGCGCAGGAGGCGCACGAGGCGATCCGGCCCGCCGGGACGAGCTGGCGCGCCCCCGCCGCGACCGGCCTGAGCGGCGCCGACCTGGACGTGTACACCCTGATCTACCAGCGCACCGTCGCGTCCCAGATGACCGACGCCGTGTTCGACAGGACGGCCGTGACCCTCACCTGCGGCGCCGCCACCCTGGGCGCGCAGGGCCGCGTCCTGAAGGAGGCGGGGTTCCGGCAGCTCCTGCAGGACGACGACCCGAAGGACGAGCAGCGCCTCCCGGCCCTTGCGGCGGGGCAGCGGTTCCCGCTCAAAGCCCGTCCCCCCGAGGGCAAGAAGACGTCCGCCCCGACCCGCTTCACCGAGGCGACCCTGGTGCAGGCCATGGAGAAGGCCGGGATCGGGCGGCCCAGCACGTACGCGCAGACCCTCGCGACCCTGCAGACGCGCGACTACGTCCGCCTGTCGGGGCGGCACCTCGCCGTGACGGCCGTGGGCCTGCTCGTCGCGACGTACCTCGCGCGGCAGGTGCCGGACGTCACGCAGCAGGGCTTCACCGCGACCATGGAAGCCGGACTGGACGACGTCGCCGCCGGGAAAACCACCCGCGTGGCGTACCTGACGCGCTTCTGGACCGACGGGCTGTCGCAGACGATCCGCCGGGCGTCCCGCGACGCGCCGAACCTCCCCCTCCCGCACCTGGACGGCACGCGACTGCGCGCCGCGGGCAGCGGACCGCATCTCGTCCGCGCCGGGCAGAGCGTCCCCCTGCCCCCGCAGGTCATCCCGGCCGACCTGGACGACACGCAGGCCAGCGCGATCCTCCAGGGCACCTGGACGGAAAAGGCCCGCCCGGCACGCCGGACCGGCGAGAAGACCAGCGCGGGCCGCGCCCGGTCCCGCAAGACGACCCCCCCCTGA
- a CDS encoding molecular chaperone, whose translation MRKQVLAVLAVVAALVGVGGAAAAGFVLSPVTMSVNPAESLSTFTTVTNSEEKPVEFTAEVMLWTQKDGKEVLTPARDALVSPMRFKVAPGKAQVVRIALRSTPKVSSVTYRLVLRQELQPEAATEGRSSVTPRYVFSLPVFVEKPDARPALSVTAQRVDGRVQLVFRNVGSGYAVLRQMQVVAGERRADLGNQYVLPGSTMIVTLPAELAGVSGLVLTGQDADQKVTRVNVNVP comes from the coding sequence ATGAGGAAACAGGTGTTGGCGGTGCTGGCGGTCGTGGCGGCCCTGGTTGGGGTCGGGGGGGCCGCAGCGGCGGGGTTCGTGCTCAGTCCGGTGACGATGTCGGTGAATCCGGCCGAGTCGCTCTCGACGTTCACGACGGTCACGAATTCCGAGGAGAAGCCGGTGGAGTTCACGGCGGAGGTCATGCTGTGGACGCAGAAGGACGGCAAGGAGGTGCTGACGCCCGCGCGGGACGCGCTGGTGAGTCCCATGCGGTTCAAGGTGGCGCCCGGGAAGGCGCAGGTGGTGAGGATCGCGCTGCGGAGCACGCCGAAGGTGTCGTCCGTGACGTACCGACTGGTGTTGCGTCAGGAACTGCAGCCCGAGGCGGCGACCGAGGGACGGTCGAGCGTGACGCCGCGGTACGTGTTCAGCCTGCCGGTTTTCGTGGAGAAACCGGACGCGCGCCCGGCGCTGAGCGTGACGGCGCAGCGGGTGGACGGCCGGGTGCAGCTGGTGTTCCGGAACGTGGGGTCGGGGTACGCGGTGCTGCGGCAGATGCAGGTGGTGGCCGGTGAGCGGCGCGCGGACCTGGGGAACCAGTACGTGCTGCCGGGCTCGACGATGATCGTGACGCTCCCGGCGGAACTCGCGGGCGTGTCGGGACTGGTGCTGACCGGGCAGGACGCGGATCAGAAGGTCACGCGCGTGAACGTGAATGTCCCCTGA
- a CDS encoding flagellar assembly protein T N-terminal domain-containing protein encodes MRTALLTVPALIAVSAPAAAQGQEQIVEVHGSAVIQSSLPAARQAALADAIREAVEQVLGAYISSSASLRSQEATHNDTVESTEQFQQRILKRADGYGRVLKVISESHSSGTFQITVQVAVSRGPLEQQIKAFLARKGDPRIMVLIPEEIIRNPVPDPAAETEVMRALIQGGYRVVDVRQTERLLARDQLRHGNLDPQALREIGTRFQADLLITGEAFAEELPTTPDALRGSGMQAYNARLEVKIIDLATAQVIYSGAFHAGGIGATDGIAGKTALSNAALKATPELPRTILTWLSGQGQGAGRTFTVKITALPNFRAVTDFTAALRATAGIRSVSQRHFDQGGAVIEVEYEGSPEELAALLEDLHLSVTGLSAGEITATYSR; translated from the coding sequence GTGAGAACGGCGCTGCTGACCGTTCCCGCCCTGATCGCCGTCAGCGCGCCGGCGGCCGCGCAGGGCCAGGAGCAGATCGTCGAAGTGCACGGCAGCGCCGTCATTCAGAGCAGCCTCCCCGCAGCCCGTCAGGCCGCCCTGGCCGACGCCATTCGGGAGGCGGTCGAGCAGGTCCTGGGCGCGTACATCAGCAGCAGCGCCTCACTGCGGTCGCAGGAAGCCACGCACAACGACACGGTAGAGTCCACGGAGCAGTTTCAGCAGCGGATCCTCAAACGGGCCGACGGGTACGGCCGGGTGCTGAAGGTCATCTCGGAAAGCCACAGCAGCGGCACCTTCCAGATCACGGTGCAGGTCGCCGTCAGCCGCGGACCGCTCGAGCAGCAGATCAAGGCGTTCCTGGCCCGCAAGGGCGATCCCCGCATCATGGTGCTGATCCCTGAGGAGATCATCCGCAACCCCGTCCCGGACCCCGCCGCGGAAACCGAGGTCATGCGCGCCCTCATTCAGGGCGGATACCGGGTCGTTGACGTACGCCAGACCGAACGGCTCCTGGCACGCGACCAGCTTCGCCACGGCAACCTGGACCCGCAGGCGCTCCGGGAGATCGGCACGCGCTTTCAGGCTGACCTGCTCATCACCGGTGAGGCGTTCGCAGAGGAACTTCCCACCACCCCCGACGCCCTCAGGGGCAGCGGCATGCAGGCGTACAACGCCCGCCTCGAAGTGAAGATCATCGACCTCGCGACCGCTCAGGTGATCTACAGTGGCGCCTTCCACGCCGGTGGAATCGGCGCGACTGACGGCATCGCCGGCAAGACAGCCCTGAGTAACGCCGCGCTGAAAGCCACGCCGGAACTCCCCCGCACGATCCTGACCTGGCTGTCCGGACAGGGACAGGGCGCAGGCCGCACGTTCACGGTCAAGATCACGGCCCTGCCCAACTTCAGAGCAGTGACCGACTTCACGGCAGCCCTCCGAGCCACCGCCGGGATCCGCAGCGTCTCCCAACGGCACTTTGACCAGGGCGGCGCCGTGATCGAAGTGGAATACGAGGGTTCCCCCGAGGAACTCGCCGCGCTGCTCGAAGACCTCCATCTCTCGGTGACCGGCCTCTCCGCCGGAGAAATCACCGCCACCTACTCGAGGTGA
- a CDS encoding OmpA family protein yields MSRRTLPADDLNPYVALTDTTLNVILVMVFVVAALTALTRVNWENLRYQDAQTAFQEALNARIPAARRPVLNRGKNDPVGTQRWVFTNTALFKPGSVNLSPGGRATLGQFAKALRENRGTWRRIRIEGHTLPTLNRTSDRWEDATNRAAAAARFLVTQGGIEPYFIATAGRGGQNPLPDLKLTAPDHARIEIVLEYTNSAPAGARP; encoded by the coding sequence ATGAGCCGCCGCACCCTGCCGGCCGACGACCTCAATCCGTACGTGGCGCTGACCGACACCACCCTGAACGTCATTCTGGTGATGGTCTTCGTGGTCGCGGCCCTGACGGCGCTGACCCGCGTGAACTGGGAGAACCTGCGCTACCAGGACGCCCAGACCGCCTTCCAGGAGGCGCTCAACGCCCGGATTCCCGCCGCGCGGCGACCGGTTCTCAACCGCGGGAAGAACGACCCTGTGGGGACGCAACGCTGGGTGTTCACCAACACCGCGCTGTTCAAGCCCGGCAGCGTGAACCTCAGCCCAGGTGGCCGCGCCACCCTGGGGCAGTTCGCGAAGGCGCTGCGGGAGAACCGGGGCACCTGGCGGCGCATCCGCATCGAGGGGCACACGCTGCCGACCCTGAACCGCACGAGTGACCGCTGGGAGGACGCCACGAACCGCGCCGCCGCCGCCGCCCGCTTCCTCGTCACGCAGGGCGGCATCGAACCGTACTTCATCGCCACAGCGGGACGCGGCGGGCAGAACCCGCTGCCGGACCTGAAACTCACCGCGCCGGATCACGCCCGGATCGAGATCGTCCTCGAGTACACCAACAGTGCCCCCGCCGGAGCCCGCCCATGA